CACAACTATGACTTATCTCACCTGTTATAATGATGTATAATTACATACTAGGAACATTTCTTTATTACACACACTACAACTGAATAATTTTTACCAAAGTATGTATAGTTTTATGTcttttaggctacttttttttttccccaagtCTGTAGACACACTACATAACTGTATGCTTTTTGTTCAACATAAATCTTTTGATAaatttttgattaataatttttatattttttgatacACACAACatgatatattttgattttttttttttatatatatatatatatttacataactgaTCTTATGGTTATTCttaagatataattaaaaaaattgatatatgcTGTATAACTGAATCAGCACTCTGGAGTTTGTATACTATCTAATTGTTTTCTCAgtaattacaacaaaatttttcATGGCACACTATACAACACTAAGATTTCTCTCTACTAAGTAGTGTTAAACATCCGTTAAATAacctatgatttttttttaaagtgatttccTCCTCTGAATTCTTTCCCACAAACTTTGCCACTGTATATTTTCTCTCTAGTGTGTATTTACTGGTGAACTTTTAGGTCAGTTTTATTCCATATTCTTTCCCATTCATACTAAACAACACTGAAGTTTTCTCTATTGTGTAAccaattgtgttttttatgtcactattccttttaattatttttctcacaTCACACAGCTGTATACTCCCGCTgaagtttaacatttttcttacctaAAAAGTatttcagaagatatttaactcTCTGCACCACTGAAAGTTATTACCATGCATACAACTACAATGAAATGATTTATCTACCATGTTAAAAAAGACAGTAAAGATAAGCAGAAAGACATAAGGGTAGTTAAAGAATAACAGGACACAGCCCACAGGTACCCCCCAGAGCACAATGAAGGAAATGCATGGGTAGAGTAAAGCCACAGTTAGCAAACTTTCCACACAGGAAGAGAAAGAGAGTGAATAGCCTTCAACATTAAGACCTCCATGACATGAGGATGCAAATGAGATACTTTAGCATGCCACGTACGAACCTCAGTCAGAAGCAAAGACTGGAGGGGAAACAGCTAGCCAAGATAACATGCAGGCAAGGCAGACTCAAGAGTAGCATTGAAACAGAATGACATTGGATCTGAACTGGAAAAAAAGCAAGCTGAAAAGACCTAACAACCTAATATAAAATAGCAGGATTGAACATGTTGTCACACCACGATTCAATGCAATTTGATAAGGTCACGGTAATTTACTATTTCCATAATACTTATAGTATCTTGCCACAGATTAAAAATTGTGGCCCGTCATATGCCAAGCATTTGTTTCACTAACTGAGCTAAAGAAATAATTTCTGAACATTAGCTATATAAGTAGATAAGGTGCCTCCAATCACTATTGACTCAGTTGATGAAAATGCTATAAGTAATAGGTATGGGCTTTGGGATATCTTTTTAAGCATTTGTGTTATTAAAAGTAGCAcaaataacacatatatatagtaGCTAGAGATAACAAAGTTGCAAACAAGGTTATTTAGAACTAAAGGAAGAAAGGCAGTCAATCAAATAAACTAGAAATTCAAATGGCATTAGAAGACAAAATCTAAACATAGGAAATGCTGTGGAAAGAATAAGTCCATGATCATGTGTTAGTGCTAATGGGGATTATTGCACATGGAGAGTGTATCACTCTCATACTAGTGGAgatataaacagtattataaatattatgttataggCCAATGCAGTACACAGAGACATGTGTAGAGGAGTGAGTTTTGTTCAAGGGTAACAAGCACAGGTAATTCCACAGCAGTTTCACACACAGTATTATCATAATACCTCTTAGGTACAGGAAGGTGgagtaatatttctaaataaccTATTTGTAAAATTCTTTTACCACACTTTATAAAAGTGTGCACTTTTACAGTACATTTCAGACCTATTTTGCTTTCCTACAGTTAGTATTGATTGATGTATTATCAGGACACTTTTCCTGCCAAATTATTTCCCACATACATTACAATTGTATGATTTTTCTCCAGCATATATTCCTAGATGaactttgaaataacttatttttccaAATACTTTACCACACATTGTAAAATATGTTAAGTGTGAGTCCTTTTATGTTTGCTTAGGATAGTACTCCTTCCAAATTCCTTGCCACACATTTCACATCTATATGGTTTTTCCCCAGTGTGTATCCGCTGATGTATTTTTAGATCACTTTTTCTGCTGTATTTTTTCTTGCACACTACACAGCTGTGTGGTTTATCCCCAGTGTGTGTTttcatgtgtgtttttaaattactgtttgttctaaagtcttttccacacactgtacaaatatacggtttctctccagtatgtatcCTATTGTGTTTATTTAGGTCACTATTACTTACAAATTCTTTACCACAGACttcacaactgtatggtttctcccctgTATGTATCCTCTCATGTATTTCAAGTTGATTTTTATTACCAAATTTACTGCTACACACTATGCAgatgtaaggtttctccccagtgtgtatcctGTTATGTTTCTTTAGGTCACTATTGCTTACAAATTCTTTGCCACACACTACACAGTTGTATGGTTTTACACCAGAGTGAATTTTTTTATGTCTACTTAGGTGACTACTCCTTCCAAAGTCTCTGTTACACACTACGCACTGaaatggtttctctccagtgtgtatacGCTGATGTATTTTTAGATCACTTTTCCTTCCAAAATTTTTATCGCATATAACACAACTGTATGGTACACCTATAACAAAGGGAATCCAACACCTTTCAAGTTTATTTTCCACTGAAAGTGTTTTGCCAAATTCATCTTCACAGCCTTGTTTCTGAGGATTGCTGTTTGTTATATCAGGAGTTTCTTGTACTAAACCATTATAACAGGGAAACTGTTTTCCACTATAGCTGTTCATGCAGGTCTTTGTAtctataattagaaaataaaggttataacaatattacttaaCTTATACATTACATACAAGTACATTGGTAacttcttaaatatatttcataatttcctacttatgtatGACTTTTAAATACTGttatcaaacattaaaatataatagacCTTTTGCATGCTTAACAATAGCTATTAAACTACTTTCATGTTACATATCTGTATataatataattgaaaattattagtattatctTACCATAATGGATTTAGAATGCATCTATATACATaatcaaaatctttaaaaatcAACATACTGATAATATTAATGCAGAAATGAACTGTTGattatttaaagattatttttagggtatattttaaacttataagatGATCTAAAGAAAGCTATTCAAGATGGGAAGCAAGAGAGATCTAGGAGGCAAAAGGAGTGATGGGTTCAAGAACCTCTCAAGGAAAAACAAGACAGGATGAGAAAAATATCACATTATGTGAAGATAAAAAGAGCCACAGAATTGAAAGAGCAAAGACTTGAGATGCTGAGGAGGATATCTCAAAATAAATCTGATCAAAGAACTGTAGTATCAGAACCAAACAAAATCTAAGATCAGACTTTGGTATAAGGAACTTTTCTCCCATAGACAGCTTTATGTGGCTCTTTAAAGAGTGGGcaatataaacaatactaaaaacTTTGCAGGCAATGCAACATTTAAATCAAAACAGGggcatatttatttataattatgcttACCAAGAGATTCCATACATCTGATAACCTGTTTCTGATAAATCAGTAACTTTGTGATATGTTATTCCTATTTGTAATGAAACTGTggtacttaaaataaaatacaaaatagaaaGTGAGAATATCAACATGAAAATGTGGAGTTTATATCATTACAACTATAAACATGAATAGGTATAAGGTCTCTCTCTCTATAACTATATATAGTATTTGcataaaataatctgtaaatatGATGTCTTACAATTACACACATGGTTAAATTTAGAGATAGGTAGTATTTCTTCTTCCTATAATGGAGGATTGGTGTGGCTGTGTCTCTATCTAAATATCTATGTATgtgattgaaataataaatacaatggttaTTTATATAATCTGTTATGATGAAATACAAGATCTCAATACCAGAAGCAGTGATTGAGGCTTATGAAGTGTGAAGCCATCAACTGAATGGCACCACAAGCAAAACCAATAGAAGAATTTCACACtgagtattcaagattcagacaattaaaaaaaatagctgTGGTAcatgcaacaaccatttctttatgacagaacacaagtttaaataaaagtactctcctcacaacaagaacacaactttcactaggactgtacacaAGGGTTTGAttacatctttattgatgtaattgttaaacatagaactaaaaatactttttcaataAAGAACAGCATTTGTAATGTATAAAAGCAGTTTACATCAATAAAGTTTATTAGCATTTTGAGCTctgtaaatttaataattttgatgcAATAAGTTGTATACAACTAAAGAACACAATCCAAACACTTTTCCTGTgtagaatacacacacacaaaaactccTTGATGATGTATgtcatttttcaaaaaaaaaataaaaaatcttaaccCCTTTTAGAGaaaagaaattcaaacattttaaaatatttcagaacttTCTACCAATATATACAAATTTCTCCATCTTTTGGTTTCTCAAAGCCCTCAAATTCATGGCTTCTCAAAGACTCACAAAATTAGTTTCCCTTCACACCCTACTGTATTGGTATAGTTTAATTTACAACCTCAAACTGAAAACTGGAAGATTCATTTGCAAAGACATATAAGCTCTCCTATGATGTCTATGTTTAAGCAAAAATGAAGACTTGAATTTTTTTGGTAACAttccaaaacaacatttattgCTTTAAGAATGGTGATTTCAGAAGACATTGATTTTGGGGTTTTTTTGCATCAGATGTAACTTACtgaaaaaaatgactaaattttcAAAGTGTTTTCATGAACACTTTGGGAAGTTCCTTGTTTGGATGCTCTCTGATTGTTTCTCATTCTTCCTATTCCATAAATAATTCTGAAGTGTTCAATGAAACTTATTCTTTTGGTTAGGtacttttatgatatttttacagtttatgatAATCTTAATGCTATTTATTATGGTTTTTCTAATGTAGACCAGATACACCTAAACATAAGATTTCTGTTGCTAAAGAGATGCATGTCAACTTGTTATTCTTAAATAATTCTTACAGAAAAGACAAACACTAGCTTCCAAACCTCAGTATTTCACAAGACCACTCAAACTAAAAGTTGTACCTCATGATCAGTGCCAAATTTACATACATTAAGaatgctgtttttacatataaaatattaagttagaaCTCAATTTCAGGAAAAAGAATGACAACATAAATTTCAGTTACGTGTACAAAACAGTTTCCCTCCCACTGTTGCTAATCTAGTAAATACTTCCTTTTAAAATAAGccataaattgaaaacaaaatctacagatattcttatttattatgttttacctTTAACCCCATGCAATAAAAGAATATGAGAATAATACAAATGTGTTATTCAAATTTCTACCTTTTAAAAGTATTTGGTCAACTTCTATACAAAAAACATAACTGATAATGATACTTCAGAAAATGTGCAGTGGAACACACAGGCTGGTGTTTTGGAAACACTAAAGAACAGGTTTATTCTTCTttgcttaaaaatttaaaatatacaattaatgtcTTCAAACATTCATTCTTTTGATTCTTCTAAGATAAAAATCTTTAACAGAGCAACTAacatacacaaaagaaaaaaactgttaatgtatctcagaagagctggtatgggtattatcactttcattgataagcagaccttcctaggtcatcttcaggtttcttaacctaggaaggtcgaaatgttgttttcttatcaatgaaagtgataatacccataccagctgttccgagatacattttaatttcaagtgggtttcttgtcatcaagaacaCTGTTAATATAAAACCTAATCTTAACCATCACAAAAATGTTCACTTAGATCTATTTTAATGactttcttatatttaaaataaagtttccatACTTAGGTTCAGgcaacagaattttatttttatgattttgcaTTTGATACTTAATTaacaaacagtattacatatatacatacagtactgTAAAAAAGTATTAAGACAAAATCAAATTTCAGGCTACTCTTAACAagcaat
This genomic window from Tachypleus tridentatus isolate NWPU-2018 chromosome 10, ASM421037v1, whole genome shotgun sequence contains:
- the LOC143230979 gene encoding uncharacterized protein LOC143230979 isoform X2 codes for the protein MNSYSGKQFPCYNGLVQETPDITNSNPQKQGCEDEFGKTLSVENKLERCWIPFVIGVPYSCVICDKNFGRKSDLKIHQRIHTGEKPFQCVVCNRDFGRSSHLSRHKKIHSGVKPYNCVVCGKEFVSNSDLKKHNRIHTGEKPYICIVCSSKFGNKNQLEIHERIHTGEKPYSCEVCGKEFVSNSDLNKHNRIHTGEKPYICTVCGKDFRTNSNLKTHMKTHTGDKPHSCVVCKKKYSRKSDLKIHQRIHTGEKPYRCEMCGKEFGRSTILSKHKRTHT
- the LOC143230979 gene encoding uncharacterized protein LOC143230979 isoform X1; translation: MEVLEIKVEPVYDEELNVPLDTELLENQATVTSHRDTKTCMNSYSGKQFPCYNGLVQETPDITNSNPQKQGCEDEFGKTLSVENKLERCWIPFVIGVPYSCVICDKNFGRKSDLKIHQRIHTGEKPFQCVVCNRDFGRSSHLSRHKKIHSGVKPYNCVVCGKEFVSNSDLKKHNRIHTGEKPYICIVCSSKFGNKNQLEIHERIHTGEKPYSCEVCGKEFVSNSDLNKHNRIHTGEKPYICTVCGKDFRTNSNLKTHMKTHTGDKPHSCVVCKKKYSRKSDLKIHQRIHTGEKPYRCEMCGKEFGRSTILSKHKRTHT